AACTACGGGGAACTTCTCATCTAAGGATGAGAGGGATTCGCTGATCAGAAGGGCTGTAGCTCTAGGTATTGATGAATCTGTAAGGATCTTCATCGCATCAAGTATCGACCCATATATAATTAGTAAAGGGGTCATCGGTGTTGTCAACGATTTCGGTGCCGGGATTACAAATAGATGGTCCTTAGTAAATATGAGGATAGGTGAAGCCGTTGGTAAGAGTTTGAAGGTGGGGATGAAGCAGATCTATCAGAATTCTTGGAATCCGGTCAGAGGTATGACCGATTGGTACGCTACACGAATCTGGTATGGAGTTTACGACCCTGCAACGTGGACCAACCCCCACACGGGCGATGTAATACCCGTTAGGGCTGAATGGAAGGTCGAAACTGCCGGTCCTAAGGGCAGGCTCAAAGTCCCCAGTGATGCCATTGTGTGGGATCCCTATGCTGATAAGTGGAAGAGTGTTGGTGATGGTGTTACCGCTACTAGCAAGGTCACCTTCAAACTCAAGTATAGTAATTGGCACCATGGCCAACCCATGGCGATGAGTGATCTTCTCTACTCGATCTACTTCTTCTTCGAATGGGGGACGAAGGAGAGGGATGATGACCCTACATTCGATCCTGAATATACATCACAGGCTGAACCTATCGTTAAGACCAATAAAGGGATACGCTTCATCGATAAAGATACGGTAGAGGTTTATGTCGATTACTGGCACTTTGATGATAATTACATCGCCGATTACGCATCGGTATGGTCATCTACACCATGGGAGTTGATGGCTGCGATGGAGAAGGTCGTGTTGAGTAAAGAAGCCGCTTTTTCACGTTCCGCGAGTAAGGCAGCGAATGTACCGTGGCTCTGCCAATTGATTAAGAGTAATGCGGAGATGATCAAGAAGAAGCTCATCGAATTCAACAATGAAGGGTTGATACCCGAGCCTTTGAAGAATCATGTATCTTTAAGTGAGGCAAGGCGAAGGTATGAAGCAGCGATAAGTTGGATCGATCGGTACGGCCATGCGGTAATAAGTAATGGACCATACTATCTGGATAGCTACAACCCCGATGCGAGGACTATAGTTGTGAAGGTCTTTAAGGATCCAACGTACCCGTTCGAGCTCGGTACATGGAAGCACTTCCAGATTCTGAAGGTCGCGAAGGTTAAGAAAGTTGAAGTACCGACGGTGATAACGACCGATAAGCCAACTACGATAAGAGTATCGATCGATGTGGGAGGAGAGCCGAGCCACGATGCAGAAGTGAATTATAGAATCATCGACCCTGAAGGTAAGACCGTTGAAAAGGGTAATGCAAAGCCTTCGGAGCCGATAGGCACCTTCACGATAGACCTTCCGAAGGAGCTTACATCGAAGTTGAAGGTAGGCTCTTACACACTAAGGCTATTCGCGATCAGTAAAAAAGCGATCAAGCCAGATATCTATGAGACGAGCTTCATCGTGGGCGAAGCGCCCAAACCGTCACCAACACCATCACCAACCCCCACACCCATACCCATACCATCACCATCACCATCACCATCACCATCACCAACACCGACCCCAGCTCCCCCCGTTGTAGGGCCTGAAGTTATTATAAGTATAGTCATCTCGATGGTACTTGTGGTCTCGATTACACTATTGATGAGGAGAAAGCTCTACAGATCCAAAATTTAATCCTTCATGATATAGTATGAGTTTAGGCAGATTCTTAATATCCAGAACCTTAAATATGGTATTGGTATTATTCGTTACAATCTTCATAACCATCGCCATAGTAGGTCCGGCGATGGATACAATTTTGAAAAGGTCCGTGGAGATCGAGGTTAAAGCATCAATCTTACAAAGTAAAGAGGTGATCGCCCGTTTTAGAGATCCGAAAGAGTTGGAGAATTATATACAATTGCAGGTGAAGAATGCTATCGAGAGCCTCGGTCTAAATGAACCCTGGTATTCGCCAAGGAGGCTATGGACAGTTATTTGGAGGCTCATCTCCTTAGACCTTGGCCAATCGTACTACCTAAGAAGTTTCAGCGGATCTGAGAGTGTGAAGGAGATCATTTTAGAAGCCCTACCCAAAACTATACTGCTATTCACCACCGCTACAGTATTGAACTCGATCATCGGTATCCTATTGGGTGTCGCTGTAGCCCGTAGATCGGGTTTGCTCATAGATAAATTTACATCGACATTCGCGGTCGTTAGTACCAGCTTTCCATTGTGGTGGGTCGGTATGATCATGATCATCTTATTCGCTTACAACTTTAGAATCTTCCCGGCCAGAGCCACGCCTTTAATCCCTCCAACTGATCCGAACTACCCTCTAGCCCTCCTCTACCATATGATACTCCCTCTACTCACGTTAGTAGTTATAGGATTTGGAAGCTGGACTTACGTAGTTAGAAACCTTATGATCGGGATACTACAAGAGGATTACATTACAGTCGCTATGGCGAAGGGTACCCCGGAAAGGAAGATACTTTACGGCCATGCGTTGAGGAGTGCAGCTCCACCGATGATCACGATGATCGCGTTGAGCCTCTCGGGATCTTTAGGTGGGGCGATCATTACTGAAGCAGTATTCGATTGGCCCGGTATCGGGAGGCTTTACTGGAATGCGGTAAGTGCATTGGATCTGCCCGTCATTATAGGCCTTACATACATAACGACCGTCGTATTCTTGATCAGTATATTTATTGCAGATATTCTCTACAGCGTATTCGACCCTCGAGTGAAGGTCGGATAGATGCATATGAACCTATTATCATCACTCAGATCATTTTGGGATGAATACAAACGTTATAGATTGGGCCTAGTCGGCCTCTTCCTCTTAACCATTCTGATCGTCACATCGATTCTGGCCATGATCCTCATACCGATCGATACATTTAAACAATGGCATAATCCTTCATACTGGACACGCTACCCCAAAGTCGCTCTACCAGCGTGGATAAATCATTTTACGATCAGCAAACTTCCCGAGCATTTGATCCTCGATAGACCATTTGTAAAAAAGGGTAGCATCGGAGCAATTCAAACCTTCAACCACATCTATACCGTTCAATTTCATTATGATGACTTTCCAGACGATTTTATCTTCAACTACTTCGTGAAGTATAAAAGCATACCTCCCTTACTCGAAGTCTCTGTAAGTAGACCGGATGGCGATCGAATACTATTGATAAGAACCAGCCTTCCACCAAAACCCTATGGCTTAGATACTTACACATTTAACGGGTCGATCTATTCGACCGATCGGGCTATAAAGAGTAATGTAGCCCATTATTTAAGTGAGCAGATCGGTACATCTGCGATCATAGATTTGGCACCTCAAAACGTAATCTTCTCGGAGAAGCCATTCAGACTCGATTTAAAATCCAGAGTTCTAAAGGGGACTTACGTATTCAATGTGACTTTTTACACGTTCGATCAAGACGATCAAGTAATATCGAGTGAGTTGATATTGGGAGGGAAGGTATTCGGCCTCCTTGGTACAGATGAATTGAGAAGAGATCTCATCATAGGGATACTGTGGGGCACACCGGTCGCCCTCTTTATAGGTTTATCGGTAGCGATTCTGGCCGTATTCGTAGGGATCGTTTATGGTGTCGTTAGTGGATACTATGGCAGAAGGGTAGATGAATTGATGATGAGGATCAACGATGTTATCTACTCGTTGCCCGCATTGCCATTCTTGATCATCCTGGCAGTATCATTCGGTAAGAATATACTGCTCGTAGTACTTTATCTAACTATATTCGGATGGGTAGGTATAGCGAAGGTAGCTAGAAGTATAGCTTTACAACTCAAAACGTTGGCCTATGTTGAGGCGGTCGAGTTGATGGGTGCTTCTAGATGGAGGGTGATGTTTAGACATATAATGCCTCAGATCACTCCATTCGCACTCGCAAGTATAGCACTATCCGTCCCATCAGCTATCTTAGCGGAAGCGGGGCTCAGCTTCTTGGGTTTAGGAGATCCCACTCTACCGACATGGGGCCAACTGCTTCACGATGCCCAACTCTACGGTGCTGCTGCACGAGGGATATGGTGGTGGATCATACCCCCTGGATTGATGATCGCCATAACGGGATTGGCATTTGTATTCATCGGTATAGCGATGGATGCCGTGTTGAATCCGAAGATGAGGAAGGCATAAATGGTAGATCTAAGGGTTGAAGGCCTTACAACTTACTTTTTTACAAGAAGAGGTATTGTAAAGGCCGTCGATAACGTATCATTTAACCTTAGAGACGAATCATGGGGAATAGCGGGAGAGTCAGGCTGCGGTAAAAGTACACTCGGCCTATCTTTGTTAAGGCTCGTACCACCACCCGGAAGAATTGTGAAAGGCTCGATGATCCTTGATGGTGAAGATCTGTTGGCGATGGATGAGAAGACCTTTCGAAGTAGAGTAAGATGGAAGAAGATCTCGATGATATTTCAAGGTGCGATGAATGCACTTAACCCTGTTTATCCTATAGGCTACCAGTTGGCTGAGCCACTTATCTATCATTATGGATTCTCAAAGAGTGAAGCTCTAAATTTCGTTAAGGATGCTTTAAAAGAGGTCAGATTGAGTCCGAGTTTGATCGATCGATACCCTCATGAGCTGAGTGGGGGTATGAAACAGAGAGTTGTAATAGCCATGGCGTTAGTACTCAAACCTAAGATAGTGGTGGCCGATGAACCGACCACGGCTCTAGATCTGATAGTACAAGCACAGATCATCAACCTGATGAAGAGGTTGAAATGGGAGTCGAAGGTATCGTTCATACTTATGACACACGATTTGAGTATGATTTCAGAAATAGCCGATAAAGTAGCCATAATGTACGCGGGTAAGTTGGTAGAATCGGGTACTTCTGAACGATTGTATAGTGATCCAAAACATCCTTACACCCAAAGCCTTCTATCCGCCATACCAAGGCTGAGAGGGGGTAAGAAGAAGTTAACATTCATACCCGGTTCACCACCAGATCTGATCGATCCACCATCGGGCTGCAGATTTCATCCCCGATGTGTTCATGCCTTGCAGATATGTAGAGAAAGAGAGCCCCCTAGCATCGATCTGGGAGATGGTACGATGGTATCTTGCTGGTTGTACGAAGGTGGTCAAACTCATTGAACGGCTTTACGAATACGGATGGTGTGTTACTATCGGTAAAGGGCTTAAGAAAGTGGTTTCGAGTAAGAAGAAGTTTCATGGATTTCATAATGAGGCGGCCAGCACGTTATATAAGGGCTGTCGATAAAATCGACTTCGATATAAAGGTTAAAGAAGTATTCGTATTGGCAGGGGAGTCGGGTTGTGGTAAAACGACTACTGCAAGGTTGATCCTCAGATCTATAGAGCCTGATGAAGGGAGTATCATCTTCGATGGTATGAATGTAAATAAGTTGAAAGGTAGAGAGTTAAAAAGGTTCAGAAGATTGGCACAGATCGTCTTTCAAGACCCCTACGCCTCTTTAAACCCAAGGTTAACAGTATTTGACTGTCTGTTGGAGCCATTGATGGTGCATAACGTTGAAGGGACAGGTGGTGAAAGGAAGGAGAGGGTTTATAAGGCGATGGAGGAAGTGAAGTTACTTCCGATCGAAAATTTTGAGCGCAAGTATCCACACATGCTCTCAGGTGGTCAAAGGCAGAGGTTGGCCATAGCTAGAGCCTTGATCTTAAGGCCAAAGTTGATAGTAGCCGATGAGCCTGTATCGATGCTCGATCTTTCGATCAGGGCTGAAATCCTAGACTTGATGATCGCGCTCAGAGATAAGTATGATATAACCTACCTTTATATAACCCACGATCTTTCGACTGCAAGGTATGTAGGGGATAAAATTGCGATTATGTACCTTGGCAAGATCGTTGAAATGGGCCCTTGCGAAATCGTTCTATCCGATCCATTACATCCATACACTCAGGCCTTGATCGATGCAATTATAGAGCCAGACCCTACCAATAGGTTCAGAGAGAGAAAGGTACGAATAATGGGTGATATTCCAAATCCTTTAGAAATCCCTAAAGGGTGTAGATTACATCCAAGGTGCCCATACACCATGGAGAAATGTAGCCTAGTCGAACCCCCTCTTATAGAGTTTAAGCCTTCACACTACGTAGCCTGCTACTTATACTCCTAAAACAATAAGATCATCCTTTCTCTACGACGATCAATGTCGATGTGGAGCGTATTCCATGCATCTTTCTAATCCTATTGATTACAACATTCTTTAACTCCTCCAGCTCTTCGGTCTTCGCTTTAGCGATTATATCATAAACGCCGTAAACGATGTGCGCTTCTTCAACACCCTTTATACCTTTCAATAGGTGTAAAACTTCTTTTTCTAAGCCCAATTCACAATTTATTAATATAAAAGCCTCGGGCACAATCTTCCATTAACCTTAGGATTTAATAAAGTTGTTGTTAATTTTGTACAAGGGTTTGAATATCTATCTATCATCAAAAAGTGTAAGGAAGGGGGTTATGTATTGCGATAAGAGATGAATAAGCAAGAATTAGTAAGATAGTAAGGAAGGTCATGGGGAGAGTGAAGGTTTTAGATGTTAAATCGGATCTCTACCAATCTATACCATTCTATACCATTCTAGACCATGGGCCTATGCTCAACCTTAAGAATCGCATCGATATCGTCTAGAGTCGTTCGCTCTCCATTCAAAATCCTTTGAAATATCTCTATTCCCGCATATTTGTTAAGGTACTCATTATTGTTACCACAACGGTATGAATACGTGCATCTTGGACACCCACTCTCCGATGTGCAGTTACACTCTGTCAAGATTTTATAACCCCTATTCAAGATAGGAATCAATCGTTCATAAAGGGCTCTCGTTGCACCGTTGCCACCTACTGAACCATCGTAGATAAATATTAATCCCGATGTACCGAGCGAGATACCGCCCATATCCCTCCCAGCACCTCCCGTAATCATATCACTACCTTCAATAATTACATGCTCGGTCGCATGAAAGCCACTCGCAATCACCTCATCCCACTTCTCCTTAGGTATTTTACTCAACTTATCCTTTGGTATGGGTGCTTTAAACACGATACCCTTCGTATTGAATGAGTATTCAATAGGATCTTTAAGAAAGATCTTTATACCCTTTAAAGCATCAGAACCTATCTCATGATTTACATACCCTACGACCCTCTTGAGAATTGAAAGTTCGCAGTACACAACATCTACATTTAAGACCTTCTTTCTCTCTATAATCTTCTGTACGTTAGGCCATTCTTCCAACAGAGCTTTTGTATAGTAAGGATAATTGGGAGGGACCTTCTCTACGACCGCTTCGCCAACCCTTCCATCGAATTTAAAGCTGATCGATCTATACCGCTCACCTTCAAGAAAGTATATCGCCTCTGGATGAAGCTCTTCGATGGCCATTGGCATATTTCGCTCACCGACCTTCTTCCTTCCATATACGATCGAAACGGTTTCGCCACATCCACGTATATCATACTTTTGAAGGATCTTTCTCGCCTGAGGATAATTCGGCTTTAATCTACCATCACTCTCTACAAGTAAGCCTTTCGATAACAGATTATTTAAAATCAGTCTGTATGAGGGGAACTCTCCCTTTAAGATCGGTCTGTCGAAGGAAGAGGCGAGGATCTGAAGTTCGGCAACGGTCGGATTCTTTGGATCGATGTAACCGAGCTCGATATCTTCAAAGTAATCCTGAGGGTTCATTCTATAGTATTGGCTGATAGGGTCGTTCTCTCTCAATACGAGGAAAGCTATACTCTCCTGACCCCTTCTCCCCACTCTACCAGTCCTTTGGATCAAGCGTGTTACATTGACCAACTCGGATATCACAGAATCTACGATCCCGATATCTATGCCCAATTCTAAAGTGGGTGTAGAAGAAAGGGCCTTTAAGAGGGCCCGCTTGAAGAGATCTTCGACCTTTTTCCTATGGCTCGGTAATAGACCAGCCCTATGAACACCAATTGCTATACCATTTCTCCTCGCATAGAAGGCGGTCAACTCAGCCCCAAGGTGCGAGTTGGAGAAGATGAGTGTTTGATAACCGTAAGAGTTGAGTTGCTTTAACAGGTCGATTACGAGTGAACGGTGAGTTCGAAGTGTAGGAAATAGCATTACGAAGTGTATCCTACCATGCTTACCCTTTTCACCACTTACCACTTTGAATTCGACATCGAAGAGGGCTTCACAAAACTCCTTCGGGTTACTTATCGTTGCGGAAGCGGCGATGATCTGAAACCTACCTGTAATCCTCCTGAGCCTCTTCATAATATAGTGAACGTTTGCACCGAAGATCCCCGTATATACGTGAACTTCATCGACTACGATATACTTAACGGTATGAATGATCCTCGAAAATGGTGTGCGGTGCATCAGATGTAAATGGAGTGTATCGAAATTCGTTAAAATGATCTCAGGAGGGTCTTTGATAATACGTTGCCGCTCATCTCTTGGAGTATCACCATCAAAGATCTTCACCCTTACACCTACGGCATCACCGAGCCTTTCGAGTTTCGGCAATTGGTCCCGCGCCAAAGCTTTCGTTGGATAGATGAATAGGGCAGAAACCCCACGGTATGATGAATAATATCGATCGATATGCTCTGAAATTTTATGGATGATAGGGATCGCGAAGGCCTCGGTCTTCCCACTCCCCGTAGGCGCTACAATGACGATATCTTCACCATTCAGTATAAGGTCGATGGCTTCTTCTTGAAAATGGTAGACACGCTCTATCCCACTATCTTTAAGTACTTCGATGAGTTTTTTGTTTATATTTAACTCATCGACCTTACAGCCATACTTCGGTTCTTCTTCCTCAAAGAGTCTATAGGTGACTACGTAATCGCTCCTGCTCAACAGAGCCTTCCTTACGGGTTCGGGCAGTTCATTGAGAGTGAGGCCGAAAGAATTCACCATACGCTCGATTTCACCCTTAGAACGAATCAAGCCCTCCATCTCTAGCATCTTCTCCATATCTACATTCTTCTTCACGACCCCTCGATCAAACTCTTCAAGAAAGCTTAGGTAAACCCTATCCAGAGTATCTCCTCCCTTAATCACGTGGCATATCGCACATCTACTGCACCGAATGATATACCTACCGTCGTAAAGCCTCTGAATATCGGTCTGGCCTCTGCATGAAGGGCAGCGATACCTATACACAACCATAGTTACGATAGATGCACGATAAGAATTTATCCTAGGGGTTAGAGGTATCGATTTACAAATTTTAAAAAGGTATTACTATTTGTAGACTTCGGTCGAGCTACCCTTTTGAGACGGGGCTACAGCGATCTGATCCCTTGGTAATAAGTAGATCCTTTCGGGCGGTATAACGGTTACGCTCTGTTGTAAAGCGATATTGTAGTGAGGAGTACCGTCTGGATTCTTAAAGTCCAATGCAACACCCGCTCTACCTATATCGATCTTTACTTCTACGATAGCACCGTCCTCCAACTGAAAGGTGACCGTGGTCGAGCCGATCGGTTTCGCACTTAGCCATTTAAACCTTATAAATTCTTTACTCAAACTCGATTCCACC
The Nitrososphaerales archaeon DNA segment above includes these coding regions:
- a CDS encoding ABC transporter substrate-binding protein; translation: MKIKSFNIIILISIIILSVISGPIGLSLAEERRGAYLDEIIFIHYLDEQVAVREVQAGNLHTYFWRIPLGIAEQLKTDPNVFVYEAPGGILSLLLNPAPVKGELNPFSIKEVRYAINYLINREYIVNEILRGYGDIMVACYGPYDPDYLVVVDLLETLNIRYNPELASKLITDALLKAGAKKVDGKWFYDGKPITLKFFIRSDDPRRKSIGEVLVSELEKMGFTIDKIFGDLAKATSIIYGSDPKDAEWHLYTEGWGRSAFVKYDSVVVSQFYSPWFGYMPGYGEPTYWNYKHDELDSITKRITTGNFSSKDERDSLIRRAVALGIDESVRIFIASSIDPYIISKGVIGVVNDFGAGITNRWSLVNMRIGEAVGKSLKVGMKQIYQNSWNPVRGMTDWYATRIWYGVYDPATWTNPHTGDVIPVRAEWKVETAGPKGRLKVPSDAIVWDPYADKWKSVGDGVTATSKVTFKLKYSNWHHGQPMAMSDLLYSIYFFFEWGTKERDDDPTFDPEYTSQAEPIVKTNKGIRFIDKDTVEVYVDYWHFDDNYIADYASVWSSTPWELMAAMEKVVLSKEAAFSRSASKAANVPWLCQLIKSNAEMIKKKLIEFNNEGLIPEPLKNHVSLSEARRRYEAAISWIDRYGHAVISNGPYYLDSYNPDARTIVVKVFKDPTYPFELGTWKHFQILKVAKVKKVEVPTVITTDKPTTIRVSIDVGGEPSHDAEVNYRIIDPEGKTVEKGNAKPSEPIGTFTIDLPKELTSKLKVGSYTLRLFAISKKAIKPDIYETSFIVGEAPKPSPTPSPTPTPIPIPSPSPSPSPSPTPTPAPPVVGPEVIISIVISMVLVVSITLLMRRKLYRSKI
- a CDS encoding ABC transporter permease; its protein translation is MSLGRFLISRTLNMVLVLFVTIFITIAIVGPAMDTILKRSVEIEVKASILQSKEVIARFRDPKELENYIQLQVKNAIESLGLNEPWYSPRRLWTVIWRLISLDLGQSYYLRSFSGSESVKEIILEALPKTILLFTTATVLNSIIGILLGVAVARRSGLLIDKFTSTFAVVSTSFPLWWVGMIMIILFAYNFRIFPARATPLIPPTDPNYPLALLYHMILPLLTLVVIGFGSWTYVVRNLMIGILQEDYITVAMAKGTPERKILYGHALRSAAPPMITMIALSLSGSLGGAIITEAVFDWPGIGRLYWNAVSALDLPVIIGLTYITTVVFLISIFIADILYSVFDPRVKVG
- a CDS encoding ABC transporter permease; this encodes MHMNLLSSLRSFWDEYKRYRLGLVGLFLLTILIVTSILAMILIPIDTFKQWHNPSYWTRYPKVALPAWINHFTISKLPEHLILDRPFVKKGSIGAIQTFNHIYTVQFHYDDFPDDFIFNYFVKYKSIPPLLEVSVSRPDGDRILLIRTSLPPKPYGLDTYTFNGSIYSTDRAIKSNVAHYLSEQIGTSAIIDLAPQNVIFSEKPFRLDLKSRVLKGTYVFNVTFYTFDQDDQVISSELILGGKVFGLLGTDELRRDLIIGILWGTPVALFIGLSVAILAVFVGIVYGVVSGYYGRRVDELMMRINDVIYSLPALPFLIILAVSFGKNILLVVLYLTIFGWVGIAKVARSIALQLKTLAYVEAVELMGASRWRVMFRHIMPQITPFALASIALSVPSAILAEAGLSFLGLGDPTLPTWGQLLHDAQLYGAAARGIWWWIIPPGLMIAITGLAFVFIGIAMDAVLNPKMRKA
- a CDS encoding ABC transporter ATP-binding protein — its product is MVDLRVEGLTTYFFTRRGIVKAVDNVSFNLRDESWGIAGESGCGKSTLGLSLLRLVPPPGRIVKGSMILDGEDLLAMDEKTFRSRVRWKKISMIFQGAMNALNPVYPIGYQLAEPLIYHYGFSKSEALNFVKDALKEVRLSPSLIDRYPHELSGGMKQRVVIAMALVLKPKIVVADEPTTALDLIVQAQIINLMKRLKWESKVSFILMTHDLSMISEIADKVAIMYAGKLVESGTSERLYSDPKHPYTQSLLSAIPRLRGGKKKLTFIPGSPPDLIDPPSGCRFHPRCVHALQICREREPPSIDLGDGTMVSCWLYEGGQTH
- a CDS encoding ABC transporter ATP-binding protein; translation: MNGFTNTDGVLLSVKGLRKWFRVRRSFMDFIMRRPARYIRAVDKIDFDIKVKEVFVLAGESGCGKTTTARLILRSIEPDEGSIIFDGMNVNKLKGRELKRFRRLAQIVFQDPYASLNPRLTVFDCLLEPLMVHNVEGTGGERKERVYKAMEEVKLLPIENFERKYPHMLSGGQRQRLAIARALILRPKLIVADEPVSMLDLSIRAEILDLMIALRDKYDITYLYITHDLSTARYVGDKIAIMYLGKIVEMGPCEIVLSDPLHPYTQALIDAIIEPDPTNRFRERKVRIMGDIPNPLEIPKGCRLHPRCPYTMEKCSLVEPPLIEFKPSHYVACYLYS
- a CDS encoding Lrp/AsnC ligand binding domain-containing protein, yielding MPEAFILINCELGLEKEVLHLLKGIKGVEEAHIVYGVYDIIAKAKTEELEELKNVVINRIRKMHGIRSTSTLIVVEKG
- a CDS encoding DEAD/DEAH box helicase, whose product is MVVYRYRCPSCRGQTDIQRLYDGRYIIRCSRCAICHVIKGGDTLDRVYLSFLEEFDRGVVKKNVDMEKMLEMEGLIRSKGEIERMVNSFGLTLNELPEPVRKALLSRSDYVVTYRLFEEEEPKYGCKVDELNINKKLIEVLKDSGIERVYHFQEEAIDLILNGEDIVIVAPTGSGKTEAFAIPIIHKISEHIDRYYSSYRGVSALFIYPTKALARDQLPKLERLGDAVGVRVKIFDGDTPRDERQRIIKDPPEIILTNFDTLHLHLMHRTPFSRIIHTVKYIVVDEVHVYTGIFGANVHYIMKRLRRITGRFQIIAASATISNPKEFCEALFDVEFKVVSGEKGKHGRIHFVMLFPTLRTHRSLVIDLLKQLNSYGYQTLIFSNSHLGAELTAFYARRNGIAIGVHRAGLLPSHRKKVEDLFKRALLKALSSTPTLELGIDIGIVDSVISELVNVTRLIQRTGRVGRRGQESIAFLVLRENDPISQYYRMNPQDYFEDIELGYIDPKNPTVAELQILASSFDRPILKGEFPSYRLILNNLLSKGLLVESDGRLKPNYPQARKILQKYDIRGCGETVSIVYGRKKVGERNMPMAIEELHPEAIYFLEGERYRSISFKFDGRVGEAVVEKVPPNYPYYTKALLEEWPNVQKIIERKKVLNVDVVYCELSILKRVVGYVNHEIGSDALKGIKIFLKDPIEYSFNTKGIVFKAPIPKDKLSKIPKEKWDEVIASGFHATEHVIIEGSDMITGGAGRDMGGISLGTSGLIFIYDGSVGGNGATRALYERLIPILNRGYKILTECNCTSESGCPRCTYSYRCGNNNEYLNKYAGIEIFQRILNGERTTLDDIDAILKVEHRPMV